A segment of the Salminus brasiliensis chromosome 1, fSalBra1.hap2, whole genome shotgun sequence genome:
ggctatgtacatatttataacctgtgggggtggcttcatttagagctatatattgatcaggtctaatccaggtttcggtgaggcagaaaacatctagtttctgatcacatataatttcattcacgatcactgcttttgaggatagtgatctaatgttaagtagaccgagctttaggtctgaggtgctggtgttatcgttgaaatgagagattttaacactgattaaattattaaaacgagctgatctagatgttctctgtttggctttaattcggggcacagacacagtctcaatacagtgaaacctgggtgacgcctcaaagcagcttgcAGACtgtcggtttagcctgtctgtctgcggcctggtctcggctctggattgtcagcagcagtaatagcagtagcagtagtagtagaagcagtagcagtagtagtagcagtagtatacagtagtagtagtagtagcagtggcagtagtagtagtagtaatagcagtggcagtagcagtagtagtggcagtagtagtagcagtggcagtagtagtagtattagcagtagtatacagtagtagcagtagtagcagtagtatacagtagtagcagtagtggtagtagcagtagtatacagtagcagtagtagtagcagtagaagcaatagcagtagtagtagcagtagtatacagtagtagtagtagcagtggcagtagtagtactatacagtagtatacagtagtagtagtagtagcagaagtagtagtagtagtagcagcagtagtatacagtagtagcagtagtggtagtagcagtagtatacagtagcagtagtagtagcagtagaagcaatagcagtagtagtagcagtagtatacagtagtagtagtagcagtggcagtagtagtactatacagtagtatacagtagtagtagtagtagcagaagtagtagtagtagtagcagcagcagcagtagtagtagtagcagtagtatacagtagtagcagtagtagtagtagcagaagtagtagtagtagtagcagcagcagcagtagtagtagtagcagtagtatacagtagtagcagtagtagtagtagcagaagtagtagtagcagaagtagcagtagtagtagaagcagtagcagtagtagtagcagtagtatacagtagtagtagtggtagcagtggcagtagtagtagtagcagtagtatacagtagtagtagtagtagtaatagcagtggcagtagcagtagtagtactatacagtagtaacagtagtaatagtagcagtagtagtagtggtggtagtagcagtagtagtagtagtagcagtagtatacagtagtagtagtagtagcagcagtagtagcagtagtagtagtaacagtagtagtagcagtagtagcagtagtagtatacagtagtagcagtagtagtagtagcagaagtatacagtagtagcagtagtagtagtagtagtagcagcagcagtagtagtagcagtagtagtaatagtagtatctAACAGAAGGTGACGTGTAGAAAATTAGACATGTCACCAGTGCAGGTACAGAACTCCAGTGGTCagtcagtagcagtagtagtagtggtagtaacagcagcagcagtagtagtagtagcagcagtagtagtagtagtagtaatagtggtagtagtagtagtagtaatagtagcagtggtagtagtagtagtagtagtaatagtggtagtagtagtagcagtagtagtagtagcagcagcagtagtagtagtagcagcagtagtagcagtagtagtagtagtagtaatagtggtagtagtagtagcagtagtaatagtggtagtagtagtagcagtagtaatagtggtactagtagtagcagtagtagtagtagcagcagcagtagtagtagcagcagtagtagtagtagtagtaatagtggtagtagtagtagcagtagtagtaatagcaggagcagtagtagcagtagtagtagcagcagcagtagtagtagtagtagtagcagtagtatacagtagtagtagtagcagtagtagctgtagtagtagtagcagcagtagcagtagtagtagcagcagtagtagtagcagtagcagcagtagtagcagtagcagtagtagtagtagtagtagtagcagtagtaatagtagtagcagtagcagtagtagtagtagtagtagcagtagtagtagcagtagtaatagtagtagcagtagtagtagtagcagcagcagtagtagtagcagcagtagtagtagtagcagcagtagtagtagcagcagtagtagcagtagcagcagtagtagtagtagcagtagtagtagcagtagcagcagtagtagtagtagcagcagtagtagtagcagcagtagtagtagtagcagcagtagtagttgcagcagcagtagtagcagtagtagcagtagtagtagtagcagcagtagtagtagtagcagtagtagtagcagtagtagcagtagtagtagtagcagtagtagtagtagcagcagcagtagtagtagcagcagcagtagtagtagcagcagtagtagttgcagcagcagtagtagtagcagcagtagtagttgcagcagcagtagtagtagcagcagtagtagcagtagtagcagtagtagtagtagcagcagtagtagtagtagcagcagcagtagtagcagtagtagcagtagtagtagtagcagcagcagtagtagtagcagcagcagtagtagcagtagtagcagtagtagtagtagcagcagcagtagtagtagcagcagcagtagtagtagtagcagcagcagtagtagcagtagtagcagtagtagtagtagcagcagtagtagtagcagtagtagtagtagcagcagcagtagtagtagcagcagcagtagtagcagtagtagcagtagtagtagtagcagcagcagtagtagtagcagcagcagcagtagtagcagtagtagcagtagtagtagtagcagtagtagtagtagcagcagcagcagtagtagcagcagtagtagcagtagtagcggtagtagtagcagcagtagtagcagtagtagcagtagtagtagtagcagcagcagtagtagtagcagcagtagtagcagtagtagcagtagtagtagtagcagcagcagtagtagtagcagcagtagtagcagtagtagcagtagtagtagtagcagcagcagtagtagtagcagcagtagtagcagtagtagcagtagtagtagtagtagcagcagtagtagtagcagcagcagtagtagtagcagcagtagtagcagtagtagtagcagcagtagtagtagcagcagtagtagcagtagtagtagtagcagtagtagtagtagcagcagtagtagtagtagtagtagtagtagtagtagcagtagtagcagtagtagtagtagtagtagcagcagcagtagtagtagcagcagtagtagcagtagtagtagcagcagtagtagtagcagcagtagtagcagtagtagtagtagcagtagtagtagtagtagcagtagtagtagtagtagtagcagtagcagtagtagtagcagcagcagtagtagtagtagcagcagtagtagtagcagcagtagtagtagtagcagcagtagtagtagtagtagtagtagtagtagtagcagtagtagcagtagtagtagtagcagtagtagcagtagtagtagtagtagtagtagcagcagtagtagcagtagtagtagcagcagtagtagtagcagcagtagtagcagtagtagtagtagtagcagtagcagtagtagtagcagcagcagtagtagtagcagcagtagtagtagcagcagcagtagtagtagtagtagtagtagtagtagtagtagtagtatctaACAGAAGGTGACATTAGAAATGTCACCAGTGCAGGTACAGAACTCCAGTGGTCAGTCGCTGGTTCCCGTTCAGATGACTGACTTTTAGTGGGAGTAAGTGCCACTTCTGAGGAAAGGGGAAGAGACTGTATTTCATAAATGCTCGTCTGAGGACTAGAGACCAGCAGCATTACAGGATCTGAGGAGCTTCACACAGCCGTGCAGAGCAGGATGAGTGATCCCTCAAATAATTACAAAAGGATGGAGGTGGAGGAAGGATGGAGGAAATCTCTGAAAGGTTTGATTTTCAGCTGTAAGAAGTTCTGTCACTGTGATTTGAGGGTGgatttattgttgatgtaaatgtTGCAGAttttctacagagacacacttctgcacactcTGCTGCATCATCTGCTTATTTACTGACTCTAAGATCTGCAGGAATGTACACGTAGATAATCAACAGCACGAGGCAGGCGCaagatataaatataataaatatgaattattatggataatatttagtgtaaattattcataacttttctttttttgttcagtaacaaaattacatttctttAGTTACTAATTATTTTTACAGATAAAATGAACTAGTTTTatgaatatgtattttttactcACCAAAAGTGCTGCTGCTTATAATCAATTAGCTTCATTAGCTGCTGTTAGATGGTAGCAGTTTTACACAGAGAGACTGAAGCTCCAGAGCCCAGTCAGAACAAGAGGAATTCCtaatattcatttaatatttaatatgtatatatagtacaaaaacatttatatatatatatatatagtacagaaacatatatatataaagtttgttgtactatatatatatataatattccttaatacatttatatttatatacattcgTTCTGTGAAAgcttttaaccttttttttaacacaaattAATGTGactaatgattattttcatgatgaaatatgtatatatatataactaactctcacattctctcacgcacacacacacacacacacacacacacccctctatTAGCTCTCAGGCTAATGCAGCCCAGTGACTGATCATCTGTTTATCTCTTAAAATGTTGGTGAAGCTTTTTTCTAATAAAGCCTCTGAGCTCCAGGCTGCAGATCTCTACACTACACTGAGATTTAATAAGAAATCAAGTTTGTGAGAcagtatgaataaataaattagatatatatatatatatatatatatatatatatatatatatatatatatattagtgctgTTGATCAACTAAAAAGTTGAATGGGCTTAATCACACTAATATTCTTAATTATGATTAatagttaaaatgctagctgcACATACTTGACTTTTTGGGCTGGAgaagaaataaatgtgttgcTAATAAACTGCTGTCTCACTGCTGTCTaattaaaaaacatgtatctccatttttgtctgtttttgttttctccatggtttgaacccagtagctgcttctgtattgagtggaccaatagaaacgctctaaaTGACCTGAGATAAACTCAAacttctttttattctttatttttacaacatttgaacatttttagagaaaatgacatttctgtgaattctatttaataaatgatgattaaagacgttTTTTCAGGTGTGAGAGGGTCAGTTAGATCACCTCCATCAGACCTCCAGAGCTTTATGTATGATCAGACAAACAGAGAGTTGTATGgggtgtcctctttttttcacaggactgtatatacagtatataagcACATTATTTTAAGCTGGATTTGATTAGGTCAGAAATGTTAACCACTGGTCTGATGTTTTCTGCAGGTCATCTCCAAGGCAAACAGAGGCACATCCTGCTGGTCTCCATGGCTACGGTCATCTTCATCCTGTTTGTGATGGTGTTTGTTATATGTGAGTTTCTGATGAATCCCAGAGTCAAGCCTCCTCTGAGAAGCTTCTCACTGAAGCGCTGAGTGttcacactgtctctctctctgtctctctctctctgtctgtctctctgtctgtctgtctgtctgtctctctgtctgtctgtctgtctctctgtctgtctgtctgtctgtctctctgtctgtctgtctgtctctctgtctgtctgtctgtctgtctctctgtctgtctctctgtctgtctgtctgtctgtctttctctctgtctgtctgtctgtctgtctgtctgtctctctgtctgtctgtctgtctgtctgcagttgGATATCAGGAGAGGAGGTTTGCTGCGAtggagagcttcattctgaGACACAATTCTTCTCTGACCTCGGTGAACTCTGAGCTGAAAGGCAAGCTGCAGGACACAGGTGAGCACTGACCTTTGAACTCAGACAGTCGTgataatcataaaaaaaattatatattatataatattattatattatattattaaaattatatattatatattattattcttattaagAATTATAttggtaaatggaggaactgcaaagtagaatttcattggacagtggaACTGCTTGTTTGCTTTTTATCATGCATTCtcaactattattaatattaatattactgatATTTCTATATGTGTTTTCTGAAGGTTCTGAGCTGGAGAAAATGGTGAGTGAACTAAAGAAGTCGGTCTCTGGTCTGAGCTCATATGTGGACATGTACACCTCCAGAATACAGACCCAGTTCGACAGCGGTGAGAGTTTAAACTACGCTGGAAGatagaatatatataatatacataaatatagtgAATATAATTTATTACAGAATTCTTACAGACCTGTTCTAGACCTCTTCTTTTTCGCTCTGTGGTGGTCTCTGTTTTAGGAACCcaggtgaagaagatcaccaccaTTCAGACTCTAATAAACAACCTGGGCTCCTCTCTCGGCTCCCTCTCCTCCAAACTGGAGACTCAGCTGCAGAACACAGGTCAgaactcccccccccctctctctctgaccactgTTTCTATACAACAAAACACCAAGAACTGAGGTGAatatcaatcaattaatcaatcagtcaattaatcaattaatcaatgaaTCAACCTTCATTTTCACCCAGAAAATACATAGAGGGCGACCCTAGTTTTCAATGTAGCCAAATATGGACAGTAAACATggaattaaatgaaaaaaaaacaaacaaacaatattaAATCAACTAATATTAATAGAGGTAAATTAACTAATTAAAAGTATTCTTCTGTTATCAATCAAGGGCACAAATCAACTGCATTCATTTAGAAACATTATCCTTTATAATCAATAAGAAAATAAAGCTGTGTATTGTTTTATGATCTGTGatgtaaaatcatttgtaaataatatataaacacaatCCTGGTTTTTACTAAAGATCAGCTAAATAATGAAGGTAAGTTGTGGTAAACCTGGGCAGTGGGCTCAGCAGtcagagggttgtgggttcgatccctgacaaactgccactgttgggcccctgaaCAAGGCTCTTAACCctcgtgtgctcactgtcactgagtgtgtttgttcactagtgtgtgtgtgtgtgtgtgtgtgttcgctgtGGGTTAAATTCTAGTCCGACACTAAATGTGAATATCGATCTCTGTCTGCGTCTAAACCATGTTCTCTCTGATGTTCGCAGCCGGTCAGCAGAGCGGTCAGTACACAGAGCTGAAGGGTTTCCTGGACCGCTTGAATTCTTCTGTATCAGCGCTGGCAGCCAAACTGCAGGACACCGGTAAACCATAAAAAACGACCCGATTAAATACCTGTCATACACACTGACTAATCAACCGGTACAATGGCATTCAAAAGTTTGAGCACACCTGATCCGAATACTGTCACTGTGGAGAAGTCAGGGAGTGGAGGAGGAACTGAGCTCTGAAGCtcatgatgatgaagatgatacatttctttaatatttaaatcaacaTGTCCTGTTTAAACCcacaccaaacacactcacacactcacacactcattcgtATTCAGATGCTGATCTGACGCTCACCTGCAGCTTTagcctcagctcatcttctactCTCTGAACTGTTCACGGCTCTTCACAGAAGCTAtttcattaattacatttaatttaattagggtgctcaaacttttgcatgccagtTCTGGAACACTTTACCAATTAATCAGGCATTGCCGATCACAGCAATAAGCTATAATTAcattaagatttttttaaatgtatttatttagaaaTGGTTGATTTGTTTGAGAGATATTTAGTTttaatcattataattattattgatccttattttatttgtattttttttattccatattttagtaatattgtattattactgttactattttaatgtattctataattataaataaataacaataacaagtattatttattataaggctgattggtgtaaagcTGCAGGGATTTTGATTGTGATGtgtgatgtgtctgtgtgtgtgtgtgtgtgtgtctgtgtgtatgcagTGAAACAGCAGGATATGGGTGTAGTTGGAAGTTCTCTGGCGTCTCTGAATTCATCTTTGGCTTCTTTTGAATCTAAACAGCTGAAGCAAACCCAGGACTCTGGTGAGAAACAGACTTACACTATATTAAAGTATATATTATActtgctctataatgctctataatgctcatatgatccacacgctcattctgacagactgtaatacactacaggaagtgtagggggcgctctataatgctctataatgttcatatgatccacacgctcattctgacagactgtaatacactacaggaagcgtagggggcgctctataatgctctataatgctcatatgatccacacgctcattctgatagactgtaatacactacaggaagcgtagggggcgctctataatgctctataatgttcatatgatccacacgctcattctgacagactgtaatacactacaggaagcgtagggggcgctctataatgctctataatgttcatatgatccacacgctcattctgacagactgtaatacactacaggaagcgtagggggcgctctataatgctctataatgttcatatgatccacacgctcattctgacagactgtaatacactacaggaagcgtagggggcgctctataatgctctataatgttcatatgatccacacgctcattctgacagactgtaatacactacaggaagcgtagggggcgctctataatgctctataatgctcatatgatccacacgctcattctgacagactgtaatacactacaggaagcgtagggggcgctctataatgctctataatgttcatatgatccacacgctcattctgacagactgtaatacactacaggaagcgtagggggcgctctataatgctctataatgttcatatgatccacacgctcattctgacagactgtaatacactacaggaagcgtaggggcgctctataatgctctataatgttcatatgatccacacgctcattctgatagactgtaatacactacaggaagcgtagggggcactctataatgctctataatgctcatatgatccacacgctcattctgatagactgtaatacactacaggaagcgtagggggcgctctataatgctatataatgttcatatgatccacacgctcattctgatagactgtaatacactacaggaagcgtaggggtgCTCTCtctgaggttgggtggtgatcatctaattgaagcattgtgggtttttcaGTACTCAATGGCTTAAGCAGAGACCATGgtcacttaaaaaaacaatttattatttcttatttcaaTTTACAAattttatttcaaatatatACATCAGCCGCTATTAGCATAAAATGCCACCACTGAGAAGCAACAACCATCCCAACAAAAACTGCTAGCGtcccagcccctccgtatctaatggcaatggtcaaaagccgatccgcaccaagagcccttcgagcttcaagtacggctcggctcgacccaccatccctcaaaatccgcggaagacaagcgtccaggcttttttctgtcctggcaccaaagtggtggaacgagctgcccctggatgtccgaacggccgagtcactcgctgtcttcaaacgcagactgaagacccacctcttcagagagtacttggacgaatagttctatggtcgccttattgtattgtgtttagcaatgtctaagcttggaggtatcttttgtattagtctattctaactagcgaaggttttcttgggtaaatagcaaagcactttgtaagtcgctctggataagagcgtctgctaaatgccgtaaatgtaaatgtaaatgtaaatgtaaaaaaagagacCACCCTCAGTCTCCTGACGTACTATTACACCACACTAACCCAATATTCACAAGCA
Coding sequences within it:
- the LOC140536920 gene encoding C-type lectin domain family 10 member A-like → MSDPSNNYKRMEVEEGWRKSLKGHLQGKQRHILLVSMATVIFILFVMVFVIFGYQERRFAAMESFILRHNSSLTSVNSELKGKLQDTGSELEKMVSELKKSVSGLSSYVDMYTSRIQTQFDSGTQVKKITTIQTLINNLGSSLGSLSSKLETQLQNTAGQQSGQYTELKGFLDRLNSSVSALAAKLQDTVKQQDMGVVGSSLASLNSSLASFESKQLKQTQDSDQRVMAALNEIKAKLESRDKDADSENRTLVEVAKLTSSVGSLSSQLQSTDQKVVTALNDIKAKLESKDKPAAVLSCKSGWMMFGFRCYLFSNDKLSWHQARDYCRSHNSFLLTLESDAEWAFVTSKTTKFHFWVGLTDELTGQWRWDDGTPYVMNKDQWEPGQPDDWRNHGLGEEGEDCAHLKKEGKLNDAHCSYKINYICRTNARMTDHD